The Ipomoea triloba cultivar NCNSP0323 chromosome 4, ASM357664v1 DNA segment tgtgaatttttgtattttgtgttatgaaattatgtacgttaaaagtatgaattttgtacctaaaaaaattagtaattgtattttatgttatgaatttctatgtcttgtgttgtgaaattttgtgtctatgaacacaaattatataactaaaccagattttaaaaaaataagtaaatatataacatgttacATGTGTATGTGctttatgttatgaaatttcGTACTTTACGAGTATAAATTctgtaaatatataacatgttatATGTGTATgcgtcttgtgttatgaaattctgtactttaCGAGTATAAATTCTGTACTTTGTCGTTTTGATCCAGGGTCCATGATAGATCCagggtccatgatataaattgtcgtTTAAACGTTGCATTTGAGCTGTTTTATTCAATTAAtggtattttatattttgttttttttttggaaatagtattttatattttgttattaaccgtttttactatttttttttaaatttttttagttttgccTACTCAATAATAAGCTCCGCCACGGGCCCACGGATtcaaaaatgtattattttacaaataataattaatgaaaataaagaacttttatttataaataaacaatatcacataaaaataaaatttaggatGAAAAGCAAACATCAATTTTATCCATAAAACCTATATGGATGACTCTGCAACTATtttgaaattgacaaaataacatatttttgtacctagaaaataatttcaaattcaaaagtGGTGTTGACTAGGTTGGTCAAACTTGGACAGTTCTCTCCCCAAAAAGAACAGATAGATTCCTTTCCTCTTCTTCAGTCATCACTCAGCTCTCTTCTCTGTAACCAAGGGAATATTTTCCTCTACCTAATTGAGCTCTTTCATGACCATTTTGTTCTCATTCTCTTCAAATACTCtaatattctattttttttttcataaggaTTTGAcactattttcttttgtatacTCCAATAAAATAATCCAAGTACTGAGATAGAGTGATAGATATAAGTGGTACGGCCACTCACCACCTCTGGATAATCCAAGTAGGAAGTGAATCCCAAACCGCATTATTAAACGGAGTACTACATTACAAGTAAAATCAAGACACTTTTTTGAGAAACCAAGAAATCAGAGCGCAAACCCAGAAATCTTTGCCCATTCTTTAGTAGAAGGCTTCCTCAAAATCTAATCTTTACCATGATTTGATGCTTGGAGAGTCCAGACTCCAGAGATGGGTTTGTCCAGAAagcccttttcttcttcttccttcatttCTGTGTTCTTGGTTGTTCTTCCCATTCTTGGGCTCATTTCTCAAGCCAGCTCTGAATCTGGGTATGCCAGCTTGATTTACAAGGGGTGTGCAAAGCAGGATTTGCCAGATCCATCTGGGGTTTACTCACAGGCCCTCTCTGGGCTCTTTGGGTCTCTCATTGCCCAGTCCTCAAAGGCCAAGTTTTACAAGAGTACTACTGGGAGTGGGCAGGCTACCATTACTGGGCTGTTCCAGTGTAGGGGTGACCTCTCCAATGTGAACTGTTACAACTGTGTGAGTAGGCTCCCAATCCTCATAGACAAGCTGTGTGGGAGGCCTGCAGCAGCAAGAATCCAGCTTTTTGGGTGTTACATGCTGTATGAAGTTGCTGGGTTCCCCCAAATCTCTGGGATGGAGATGCTGTACAAGACTTGCAGTGGGAAGAATGCCCAAGGGTTTGAGGAGAGGAGGGACACTGCTTTCAACAATTTGGTTGGTGGGATTCCCAGTGCCAATGGATTTTACACCACCAGCTATGAGTCTGTGTATGTGTTGGGCCAGTGTGAGGGTGATGTGGGCAATTCTGATTGTGGTCAGTGTGTGAAGAATGCTGTTCAGAGAGCTCAAGTTGAGTGTGGGAGCTCCATTTCTGGCCAAATATTTCTCCATAAGTGCTTCATTAGCTATTCTTATTATCCCAATGGCCTCCCTAAAGGCTCATCACCTTCTTCATTCTCATCTCCTTCCTCCTCCTCAGGTAACCCTTTTTGCTTTAATGCCTTAATGTGTATCCATTATCTTCTGCTTGCTAGCTATATTGGTTATATCTGCTTACTATTAAAAGGTAGTGTCACTCTAATCATGAAATTTGCCTTTCTGCCTTAGTATATTGTCTTGATAGATTAAAGAGTTAAATAACACAAATTGTAATAGGTAATGCTTTAATTTCAACAAGATGTTtgtatagtttagattagatttgGGGGCTCTCTGAATCTTTAATCAATGTCTATTGGAACTGTGGCAAATAACTAACATCACATGTTCGATAATGATTTCCGGGTGCAGGACAAAATGCAGGGAAGACGGCAGCAATAGTAGTAGGAGGAGCCGTGGGAGTGGGCTTTATAGTCATACTTTTGTTGTTTGCTAGAAGTTTAATGAAGAAACGTGATGGTAAGTTTAGCTTCACATAATGGTACAATGTTAGATATTTGAACAGTCTCTTATGCCATTTTTTGTGTTCTGCAGATTATTGAAGGGGGCATCTGAGTTTTTAGCCGAAGTTTTTCATGAGGGAAAGTATGTGATAATCTTATTGGTTCTGGATTCTTGTTACTGGAAAACTATTCGGGATGTGGGTAGGGAAAATTTTTGGGGATGTTGGCTGTTGATGAATGTTAGTTACGTAAATGATTTGTTTGgagaaaaaaatgcattttttttggcAGCAATGAAAAAGTTTGGAAATAGCCAGGCGTGTTGGTTTTTTTTGGCCTTTCTTCCCAGTTGCCATGTGATTGCCATCTCTTTTTTCCATCTTCTTGCATAATGGCCTTCCAATTTGTGTAGTCCTTGGGTGCATTACAACCACCTAGAAGTCCTAGGAGCAACCACTTTGCTTAAAATAATGGAACAACTTTAACACTTTCCACAAAGCCATGTCCCTGTCTCTTTGCGTGTTTCTGTGTTCTTCTCTTTACACTAGTTGAGCAGCTAGACTTTGCATTTTTGTCTACTTTGAAACACGGGATCTTGTGCTCACCCGATTCCTGATTGTAGTGGGGTGTTTGTTCATAAGTGCATCGCGATTGTTCTAGCTGTTAGTTTTTGCGGGTTTTGCATCTTTTAGCTGTTAGTACATCACAACATTGTTGGCTTCGAGGTATTCGTTTCTCCCTAACATGAACCGTGAATTGTGATGTTTAGCTTTTCGCCATCATTGGCTATGGATTTTTGCTAGAGGCTTTGATTCTcaatagatatatatgtatttgatcTTTGATAGTTACAGACACAAAGCCAGCCATTATCCCAGCAGGTATGGGCCTTTTTCCTCCctgaatattgtattgtatAACCTCAGTTCATGGCTAATTGGCTGTGTTTCTGCTTGCTTCATAGCAAAAGAATCTCAGGCTTAATTCACTCTTTTTTGTTTGGACATTAAGGTTTCAAATCTGATTAATAGAGGAATACTGGACTGTTTTGAGTTCATTAGCAATAAACCATTGTAACAACCCTAAATAAACAGGACTATTTCTTGCTCACAAAAAGGCAAAATTCTCTCGCCTCCAGGCCCTACACCATGACCTAACAGGATACTGGATGGATAAATCACACTCAACGACACATTAGGTGAGAGGACTAGTGTCTGGTGCAAACAATGAATCCATCACACTAGGTGTAACTCTTGCACTGCTGCTGTCAAGATTCGATCCTATGTCCTTGTCCACAATATGTCATCCTTATGCAACATGTGTTCATCTTCTTTGTCTTGTTTCAATTTTATCGAATGTCTTCAAAAGGATATCCTAAAGTAAATGCTCTataaaagagacaaaaatacctaattttaaattacatcAACAATAATCAAACTAACACTTACAACTTGTTTGGTCTGCTGTTGGATTTAGAAAGGTaaagaataatgaatataaagatcAATATGCGCCTAAAAAGATGAATGAGTATATaagaaattatgtaattaagaaACTTTCATAAAGGTAAAATGGTTCAATCATGTTAATTTTTTCTCAAGCCTTGTGGAAACCAAAATCTCATCTCTTTGcaaataattcattttccaatagaaaatgttttccatccaaccaaacaataacatttTCCCTCCTTTTAggaaaaaacatttttcatccaaccaaacaccctccttaacctTTTAATTACTTTTGATGAGAATCAACTTTAATTACAAACatgtttggttgacatgaaTTGCATTTTAATTACAACACAATTCTTTGGCATTCccaattacaatgtttggttGGAATTGCAATTGCCTTCatttattgaattaaaattcataCACCCCCATGGGAATTCCAATTTTATGgcaattaggaaagagaaaaacaagaaaaatacccttgttgattattattattattattattattattattattattattatttctttctttttttctcattctcaataattcaattccttacaaccaaacaatgtaatttgaatttctacTATTA contains these protein-coding regions:
- the LOC116015615 gene encoding plasmodesmata-located protein 2-like, which produces MGLSRKPFSSSSFISVFLVVLPILGLISQASSESGYASLIYKGCAKQDLPDPSGVYSQALSGLFGSLIAQSSKAKFYKSTTGSGQATITGLFQCRGDLSNVNCYNCVSRLPILIDKLCGRPAAARIQLFGCYMLYEVAGFPQISGMEMLYKTCSGKNAQGFEERRDTAFNNLVGGIPSANGFYTTSYESVYVLGQCEGDVGNSDCGQCVKNAVQRAQVECGSSISGQIFLHKCFISYSYYPNGLPKGSSPSSFSSPSSSSGQNAGKTAAIVVGGAVGVGFIVILLLFARSLMKKRDDY